The stretch of DNA ACGTGTGGTGCACACTTCAAAGTAATGATCATTCAGATGTCCCGTGAGAATCTGGGGGCACTCACATCTTCAGTGTTTAAGGATGCAGCATCTCAGTTATTTTACAGGAGAACAAAACCCTGCAAGCTTTGATTTTCTGTTCCAATGAGAAGGATTACAATGTTAGATCAGATGCACTGGTAAGGTCATAGTACAGCTGAGCCATGTTTTGTTCTGGTTCCAAAGCTGAATTTGAGGGCAGGGCAATATGTAGattttcttactttgtttttacTGGGAACAACCCTGCATGGCCTAATACTAGCCACACCTggctatttaaaataaagactgaattAAGCTAAATCGACTCAGTCAGTCGatttagccacatttcaagtcctcagtagccacatgtagctagtggctacccTTCTGAACACTGCAGAAAAATTCATCACGGCAAATGATGCAGTCAGCACTAGATCTAGCCTGAGCCTCTTCAAGATTCAGAGTTGGCCACCTTCTCAAAGATGAAGAACTGATGTTCTCATACGCTATCTCCCCCTACTCTAGCAGTTTGTAAAAGTGGCATTCTGTGTAAGCAAGATGAATTTAAGGGTATGAACAGGAGTACCAAGGATAAATACACTGTGTGTCAACAAGGAATCTGGTACTTGTGACAGGGGAGTGTGACATGGGGGGGAAGCGATGAGGGGCTTGCTGTGGTGTAAGAATCCACGGGGAAAAAATCCCCACAAGATAAAGTATCATATCTTTGgtgaggaaataaaaagagaggaggaTGTGAAAAACTCTAGTGATTAAAATTTGCTCCgagatttcattcatttccttaATATTATTTGGCACCCACTAAGTGCGGACACTGCTGAGGGCTTGGGAAGCAAGGATAAACAGGATTCAGTAGTTCTCTTGAAACCACAGTCTTGCCAAGAAGAGAGTCAAAGAAATGATGACAGCATCCAGTGAGAAGGGCTGAGATAGAGGCTGAGCAGGCCTGGGGCAAGTGGGTAAACCTCCCCAAAGGGGGGACACCTGAGCAGAGACTGGAGCAGAGTAGAGTCCACCATTACAGGTGGCAGATGTGGTACTAGCAGGGGTATTCCAGGCCGAAGGAATGCCCCCAGCAGAGCAGCAGCCCACGAGCAGTGAGAACCGCCCAGTGACCAGGAGgcaaggcagaggaggaggaggaggacctggGGTAGGCAGAGACCTCAGCGCCCTGGCCAGGAGCCGGGGCCTTCGTGTGGGGCCACGGGAAGCCAGTGAGGGGCTTCCAAGGTTTGGATTTGCTCAGGAGGCCACTCGGGCAGTTGATGGGAGGCTCTCTGGAGACGGGACCGAGGCCTGAACCCTGGAGGACCGGGGGGTGTGCGACCGAGGAGCACAGCGAGCAATGGGGAAGCCCTGTCTGGCCTGGGAGAATGAGTGGCATCGCTGTTCACTGCTTACCTGGTGGAAGCCTGCAATCGTCTCTGCCCCGTACTCGCTCTGGATTATTGGTTTCTGGTAGGTCCTATACCAGTTCTCAAACTCGGTGGCCAGCTGCAGCTGAATCACCTCCATGTGCCCATAGTCATGATACCAAGAGTAGTAACTGTTGACACAGATGACGTCCACATACGGCGCCTAGGAGGAGAGCATTACACCTGTTCACGGGCCAGAAAGCTGGAGGAGAGCACCAGGGCTCCCACACTCAGGGGCTCTTCCTATGGCGCAGGTGGCAGGGGGTGTACACCAACCCCCACACCCgtgcagcaggcagaggcagatcTGGGACTGTGGCTGATGCTGTGGACCTGGCTGCGCCTGTACCCTGGAGGGCTTCTCTCTCTATGGCCTGTCACACTAGCCCTCCCTCACCTGGCCCTGGGGAAAGGTGCCCCACTAAAGGACACGTGCGGTCTTTCTCCTGGCAAACATCTTGGCTAAGCACCATCTGTGAGCTGgtgctgggggctgcagggggccgCACACTCCCTCCTGGCGGGAGGCAGAGCTGGTGTCTACTTGGACGGTGCTTGGGACACAGCAACCAACACCAGGCAGCCAGCTGCCCCGTCCCGCCTAATCGCCCACACAAATGCCAACCTCCAGGGCCTCCCCGGGCCAGCCAGGCCCTGACTTTCCTGGGCAAGTGAGCCCCTTGGTATGAGACAGGTGGTGGCAAAGGGCGGCAACAGCAACACAACGCCTATGGGTGGCCACACGCCCCAGATGAGGGCACCTCCTCCTGCCTTGGGGGCGCGGGCCCGGCTTCCTGGGCACCCGGGTGGGGGGGCCAGGACCCAAGGAGGCGCCGCCTGTGCTCCAGGAACAGTGTTTTGCCATGGTCTTCATGCTTCTCGGAGGGGCTGCAGGCCTCCAGGCACTCTGTGGCGAGGGCTCCCTATTCATACCCACAGAGCATTTTCCCCTGCATTCTCCCCGTGGTGTTGGCTCCTCTTGCGTCACGTTCTCTTACGGagcagcctgctgctccctcctgaAGCAGCGTTTCCTGGCTCCCGTGTTGTCCAGCTTCAGTACAACACAACACACTGTCCGAGGGGCTGCCGCactggggcgggggtgcgggcggcACAGCCAGGCCAGCTGCCCTCCATCCACCCAGCCCGTGTTCCCACAGCCAGGTGACAGCGGGAATCGCTGCGGAGCTTTGTAAAAATGCAGGGTGCCACCAAGGCCTTACTGAACCAGCATCAGCTCAGAACCCAGGCATCCATACCTTCAGGAGCTTCCTTTGTGGTTGTGACAACCAGGCAGGTTTAAGGGACGCTGGACAGTGACAACGCTAAGCTCTCCTAAACGGAGGAGCGCCCATGAGACCTCGCTGTGCCAGCTTCCTCGGGTTAGGAAGCCAGTCCACCTGTCCAACAAGCAGCCAGCGACCCTTCACCTGAACACCGTCCAGGAAAGCGCTGGGGCCAGTCGCTCCAGGCTAGTCCCCGCAGCCCATGTTAGCAAGCATCACGGAAGGCGAGGGGACAAGTGGGGGAAGAGAAGTGGTGCGGAGAACCCCAGGCTCACCCCCAGGTCTGCTTCATAGTTGGAATTGGTCACAAAGGTCACGGGCCGGGAGGGGTCCAAGGCCTTGGTGTGAGCAATCAGCGTCCTGTTGGCGGAAGGCAGAAGACAAGGCCTGGTCAGTGTGGGCAGGGTCCTCTCACagccgtccctccctccctcccatcaaccatccccagccctgctcccctccccaccttgagGAGAACTTTAGGTGAGCAAACACGTCCTTCTCACCTTAGCTCACACTGCCCAgcatctttctttctccctcccccaatcCCACCCCCCAGAGAGTGGGCCACCCTCGCAAGGCATGCAGGCCCCCGGCACTGGGGTCCCGGGCTGGGTGCTGCCCAAAACAGCATGCGGACCCTCCAAGAAAGCTAGTGGCCCCGACGGATACTAAGTTACCAAGCAGGGGGTGCGTGAGAGGAGGAGGTCTGTGCGGGGGACACCTCGACCTCTGCAGCCTCACACAGTTTGCACAGGGAAAGGCTCCAAGCCCATTACAGGTGGCGGGAGGACCAGGAAGGGGAGCAGAGCTCTGAGAGGCAGGACATTGGCAAGCCAGCCCCAGACTCTGAAGAAACGACAGCTATGCTGAGTGGTGCTCACCAAGGAGGGACTTCCAGGGGAGGCTTCGGACAGAGGGCCCAGCCTGTGCTCAGGACTCAACCCGGGGACCCATCAGAGGCACGCGGTGCCGGTCACCCCGCTCACTGGTCAAGCCCGCATCCCTCTTCCTCACCCCGACAGCCAGCTTCCTTCTTCTTGACTCTCCTCACTCCGCCCCTCTCCCCAAGCCTAGAGTCCCAAAGCCATACTAAAGAggaacagggggatccctgggtggcgcagcggtttggcgcctgcctttggcccagggcgcgatcctggagacccaggatcgaatcccacgtcgggctcccggtgcatggagcctgcttcttcctctgcctgtgtctctgcctctctctctctctctgtgactatcataaataaataaaactaaaaaaaaaaaaaaagatataacctCAACTCATAGCTACTCACAGTCTATTGAGGGGACAGAAATATATTCACTGTATCATaagccaataaaataaatatttaaaaaaaataaaaaaataaataaagaggaacaGCCCTTGGGGCACTGGGACGCTGCAAAGCCTCGCTGGCTCCTCAGgcccctgcccgcctcccgctGCCCCAGCGAGGGTGCCCTCCATCGCCCACACCTCCCCGCACCCTGGGCCCAGCGCTCCTTGCTGCCCCACCACACACCAGCCCCGCCACCTCAGCACAGCCCGCACCCCAAGGCTCTGGGCTGCGTGCTCAGAGCTCTCCTTTGCCCAGGCGGGCCCACTGCCCAGAGCCCCACATCTCCTACCCACAGCTCAGCCCACAGGGCTCCGTGCCGGGGatgccccctgctgcccccacagCAAGTGAAGTCATCACGCTCTGCAGGCTGGGACCACTGCATAATTGTGAGAACACCAAGGAAGCAAGGCCCACCAGAGGTAGTAAACCCTCCCAATGCTGCCCCTAAGTGGGGTTCTGTCCACTGCCATGCCTGGGGGAGAAGTATTTAGTGAATGAGACCATGAACTTTGGACAGACTCATCCTGTCCAATGATGGAACTTTAGAATAGTTAGAATATGCACATCACTGAGAACCCTGTTAAGAACTGTGTGCCtaagaggaagacatagacatggccaacatgcacatgagaaaatgctctgcatcacttgccatcagggaaatacaaatccaaaccacaatgagataccacctcacaccagtgagaatggggaaaattaacaaggcaggaaaccacaaatgttggagaggatgcggagaaaagggaaccctcttacactgttggtgggaatgtgaactggtgcagccactctggaaaactgtgtggaggttcctcaaagagttaaaaacagacctgccctatgacccagcaattgcactgttggggatttaccccaaagatacagatggaatgaaacaccgggacactgtttatagcagcaatggccacaaactgtggaaggagcctcagtgtccatcgaaagatgaatggataaagaagatgtggtttatgtatacaatggaatattcctcagccattagaaacgacaagtacccaccatttgcttcaacgtggatggaactggagggtatcatgctgagtgacataagtcaatcggagaaggacaaacagtgtatgttctcattcatttggggaatataaataatagtgaaagggaatataagggaagggagaagaaatgggtaggaaatatcagaaagggagacagaacatgaaagactcttaactctgggaaatgaactgggggtggtggaaggcaTGGTGGaaagggtggtgggtggggggtgggggtgactgggtggtgggcactgaggtgggcacttgatgggatgagcactgggtgttattctgtatgttggcaaattgaacaccaataaaaaacaaatttattgaaaaaaaaaaaaaaagaatcatgtgcCTAGAAAGTCCAGTTTTATAAAATCTAACTCCTCTTTACAGATGATTCCAAAGCATCAcaaagtggggtttttttgtaccTTTAACATACACTAAATTTCCCAGGAATGGAGACAACATAAAACGAGAGAAGAGTGTAACTGTTTTGTTTAGACCTTTACCCAGAGACACCATCTTAGAAACACATGGCAGTGAAGGCAGCACGGCCAGCGGTTAGCAGTCACCAACACGGTGCCCCCACTGTCGGCAACTGTAGCTGTGCTTTCATGGTGACTCCACATCCAGGTGCCAGCATCTGGCCCCCTCACTGGGTCTTCTGGGGAGTCAGACCCATATgttcacatattattttataaatgaacatCTGTCctaggcatctgggtggctcagcggttgagcgtctgccttcagctcaggtcacgatcccagtgtcctgggatcgagtcccacgtcaggctccctgcatggagtctgcttctccctctgcctgtgttctgcctctctctctctctctctctctgtgtgtgtgtgtccctcatgaataaacgaacataatttttttttaaatttttaaaaaaagataaataaatgacagtccCTTGTGTCACAGGCTACCTTTTTGTAACCTGAAGTTATATGTCTGAGTCTGTGTACAAGTTATGTCCAGATTTCATTTCAAGTGTGAAAAGGGGacaatggggcagcccgggtggctcagtggtttagtgctgccttcagcccagggtgtgatcctggagacctgggatagagtcccatgtcgggctccctgcatggagcctgcttctcccttggcctgtgtctctgtctctctctctctctctgtcgctcatgaataaataaataaaatattaaaaaaaaagaaagaaagaaaaggggacaatGGGTCTCACCCAGGTTGAAATCACAAAGTGGTAGGTGGTACTCAGTCCCCTGAATGGGCTGTGTGCAGAGGCGCACCCAGTCGGGCTAGGAGCCAGGCTGCCTCCCAAGGCactcacctgcccccaccctgcctcgCCCCGGGGCTGACCTCTCATCCCCGCCTTGGCCCAGGGCCCCGTCAGGGGACTCACTTGAAGTAGTAAGCAGCAGGCTTCAGGAAGGAAGTGGGCTCATTGGCTACAGACCACAGGACTACAGATGGGTGATTCTTATCCCGACGCACCAGCTCCTCCATCACCTCCAGATGGTGCTGCAGGGACACATTGCTGTAGCTCTGGCTGCaacacagggagaaagagcagCAAGTCAGGGCCTGCTGCCTGGGGCAGGCTGGGCACACCAGGAGGGGGGGCACTCACACCAGCATGATGCCCACACCAGGGCTCTCGTCGATGACCACGATCCCATAGCGGTCACAGAGCTGCATCACCTCCTCCGCGTAGGGGTAGTGGCTGGTGCGGAAGGCATTGGCGCCCAGCCAGCGCAACAGGTTGAAGTCCTTCACCAGCAGCGGCCAGTCGAAGCCCTTCCCTCGGATCTAGGGGAGCGCATGGCAGAGTGAGCCCCCGGCCCCCATCCTGGTGCACTTCCTTCTAGAGCGAGGCCATGCAAGGCTCACCCCCTCAGCCGTTTCTCGGGCCCAAGCGCAAGCCCCATCAGGCAGTGGTTTCCTGCACTTTGCTGGACTGCTCTGAGTCACCCCCTATTGCTTCAGGGGCCATGGAGAAGGCGATGGTGAGGAACATCCCTCACAGCGACCCAGAGGCTACAACTCACATCGGCATCCTCATGTTTGTTGACCCCATGGAAATAGAAAGGTTTCCCGTTGATGAGGAACTGGCGCTCTGTGACGGCCACGGTGCGAATCCCCACGGGGAGAGTGTAGAAGTCCAACACAGGCCCAGCGGCCATCTGCGCTGTCAGCCTCACCTGCGAAGGCAAAGCACCAGGTGTGAGGTGTCCATGCGGGCCTGAGTCCACACAGGCCCCCTAGTAAACCGCAGTGACCCACGTCTGGGACCACAAGCAGAAATCACCGGCTTCTGCCACCAGTAAGGAGGTACCTGCTCCCTGGTGCCTGCTCTTTGAAACTGGGCCTCCCCACCAAGGATTGGGGAAAATCAATCAATTGATTGATTGGAACACTTCAATCCAATTGACCAGGAAGCTCAAAGGACCACGTGTGCCTGACCCTCTGTCCTGCATCCCCCCGCCAGAAGCCaaggctgtggggtgggggccaAAGGCCTTCTGTAGCCCCCATCCTAACCACCATTACCTCCAACGAGTACAGGTAGGCGGGGTGCTCATGCATCAGGTACGGCCACCAGAGGTGGACATTGGGCACCTGCAGCCGGCCCCGGCTCCCTATCCCCTGGGCCACGACCTTGCCTTCCTCATCCAGAAGATACACTTCTAGCTGGAAGTGTTCACTGCCCTGGACAAAAATCTGGTAATCCACCAGCCCTGCAAAAGACGAGAAAGATCAAGAcaaaagagagaaggacagaCACAGCCTGGGTCATGAAGAGGAGAGCTCCCTGCGGCGACCACTGAGGAGTCCACAGCCAACAACTGTATATTTCTGGATCTCAGTCTGCACTGAGAGGGGGTTAAGGGAGGGCAACACGGTGGGAAGAGACCGTGTGGATCCCGAGCTGTTCGCCCAAAGCTATGATTTTAGGCAAGCCCCACTTCTCCTTGGGCTTCATTTGCTCACAAAATGAGGTCAGACCAGATGGATGACGTCTGCTGCCCATGCCAGTGCAGACAGGCTGGATTCCAGATCTGCTCAGGTGGATGGGAAGCCTGAGGCTGAAGAGATGCTGGGAGAGCCTCTCTCCTCAAGGATTTTTCTAAACAGGGAGCAGAGCTACCTGGAGCCTGGCTAAGCAAAGTTCATGCCAGGCACCCTCACCAGTGTCTTGGTCCACACCGGTGGTGACGGTGATGTCGTCGATGTAGGTAGTAGGTGTGGTGTAGAGGAGCACAGGGCGATGCAGGCCCGCGTAGTTGAAGAAGTCAAAGTATGTGTTCTGGACGAAGTAACCCTTAGGGTACCTGGGATGGCAGAACAATGCCCAGCTGGGGCCTTGCTCTGTCCTTCAGCCTCAGCTCACATGTCTCCCTGACCTCCCAGAGCCAGGGCCTCACTTCTGCTAAGGCCACCCGGCCCCTAGTCGGAAGCCCAgtgggcgggggggcaggggagcagagtGCTGCTCACTTGGAAGTGTCTGTCTTGTAGACGATGGTCCCTGGCGGCAGAGTGTGGGGGGTGAGCGTGTTGTTGATGGCAAGGGTAATACGGCAGGAGGACAGGGGCCCGCTCTGGACCAGCTTGCTGATGTCAGCTTCGAAGGGGAGGTGACCCCCCTCATGCTCTGCCACATGGACCCCATTCACCCACTGCAGACACAAGGAGACATGGGGAGGGAACGGCAAGTCAGTGCTAGCCACCTTAGGCACCCTTACCCAGATGGACACTACGTGAGGGCGGGGAGTCCTGCCAGCTGCCGCCTAGCTCAGGGATGGGGGAAGTGAGCGCTGGGAGAATAAATCAGGCCACAGGCTCCTGAACCAGGCCACTAaccccagtgtggggcctgagCATGGCCCCCATCCGCCGTGGGAGCAGGCTTGTCAGGTGACCCCTGTGAACCAGACACCCTGAGGCAGCCCCGACCACCTGCCCTGCCTGATGCTCGCTGTACTGACCACGATGGCATAGTAGTGGGCGCTGCCGATCCTCAGCACCACTCTCGTGCCTGGGTCCTGGCTCCATCGCTGGGGCAGGGTGGCCTCCCGCTCGTACCACACCCAGCCGACAAAGCTGCGCAGCTGCCTATCCTGGCCCACATCATTGAAGCTGGACGGAACTGGCATGTCCAGGGTGGGGCCCGACTGAGGAAAGAAGGCCTGGGATCAGGGCCGGATCACCGAAGACACAGGCAACCCGTCCCCGAGGGGCCAGGATCCCCCGCCATCCTGCCTGCAGAAAGGAGGCTGGACAAGACGActtcccccaggccctgggatcccAGGCCATCCCCCCTCATGACTCCACCAAGTAGACCCTGGACACTCACTCAATCAACAGTGTACAGTGAGCACCTACAACACTCTTCTAGGTCCCAGGAATAAAACTGTGAACAAGGTCTTTGCTGTCAGGTGATCAGCTCTATGAAGAATGTGGAGGGGTCAGGGGGGCCCTTTTGGGGGCCATATGGGATACCACCTCAGGACAAGCTGGCAGGACTGCATAAACCTGAGCCTGGCAGGGAAACCCTGACCACCTCAGGCAGAGAGCTAGGCACGAACAGGACAGACAGCTCAGGGAGCCTGCAAACAGCCTGGGGAAGACTTCCTGACACGCTGAAATGAGACTCCCAAAGATTCAATAAGTATTGGCTGAATGGATGGATAACCTGAGGACAAGAAATCCACTGCAAGGATGGTTTGTGCCcagggcttgggggtgggggtgcagttCTTTCTCAGGGCAGTCTGTGGACAAGGGTGGGGCCAGGCCACAACACTGCCCAAGGCAAGAGGAACGGTGGACAGCCAGAAGAGGAAGATAATTAACTGACAGCCCCAGAGAGGAAGGCGGCCGTGTGAGGCTGCTCTGCAGAGGAAACTGAGCAGGGCACAACGCCAGCACCCAGCCTTCCATTCTTCCTCCCCGTGAGTGGGTGGCAGACACGGAGAAAAGAGGATCCAGGAGTGGCCTGGACCAGCGGCCAAACAGGCCAACTCCACCAAAGTCAGATGGGAGACCTGGGAGCGGTCCTGGGCTGCCTGGGAGCCAAGCCGCGTCCTGTCCGGGGGCCCTGGGATCGGGTCGCTCCTGCCCCTTCCtgtcccggggccctgggatcggcCCGTCGTGCCCCTTCCCGTCGGGGGGCCCTGGGATCGGGTCGC from Vulpes vulpes isolate BD-2025 chromosome 3, VulVul3, whole genome shotgun sequence encodes:
- the GUSB gene encoding beta-glucuronidase, with the translated sequence MSRGPARAWVALGPLLWTCGLALEGGMLYPRESPSRERKDLDGLWSFRADFSDSRRQGFEQQWYRAPLRESGPTLDMPVPSSFNDVGQDRQLRSFVGWVWYEREATLPQRWSQDPGTRVVLRIGSAHYYAIVWVNGVHVAEHEGGHLPFEADISKLVQSGPLSSCRITLAINNTLTPHTLPPGTIVYKTDTSKYPKGYFVQNTYFDFFNYAGLHRPVLLYTTPTTYIDDITVTTGVDQDTGLVDYQIFVQGSEHFQLEVYLLDEEGKVVAQGIGSRGRLQVPNVHLWWPYLMHEHPAYLYSLEVRLTAQMAAGPVLDFYTLPVGIRTVAVTERQFLINGKPFYFHGVNKHEDADIRGKGFDWPLLVKDFNLLRWLGANAFRTSHYPYAEEVMQLCDRYGIVVIDESPGVGIMLVQSYSNVSLQHHLEVMEELVRRDKNHPSVVLWSVANEPTSFLKPAAYYFKTLIAHTKALDPSRPVTFVTNSNYEADLGAPYVDVICVNSYYSWYHDYGHMEVIQLQLATEFENWYRTYQKPIIQSEYGAETIAGFHQDPPLMFSEEYQKGLLEQYHLVLDQKRKEYVVGELIWNFADFMTDQSPQRAVGNRKGIFTRQRQPKAAAFLLRERYWKLANETGHHWSAAKSQCLENSPFAL